Proteins co-encoded in one Quercus robur chromosome 8, dhQueRobu3.1, whole genome shotgun sequence genomic window:
- the LOC126695043 gene encoding phytosulfokine receptor 2 — MVVLELVAMTFLKWVFLACFLCSCLGLKTPASSCNPNDLLALKDFAGNLTNGSIVTSWTSASICCRWDGVVCENVKNSSSVTSRVTKLLLSRKGLKGIISHSLGRLDHLKFLDLSSNHLNGELPAELSNLKQLEVLDLSYNMLSGPVSKALSGLESIQTLNISSNLFNESLRELGGLPNIVVFNISNNSFTGGFDSHICNSSSGIQILDVSVNRLMGGLEGLDNCSISLQQLHVDFNSLSGPLPDSLYSMSALEQLSVSGNNFSGQLSMELSKLSSLKTLVISGNHFSGELPNVFGNLTKLELLVAHTNSFSGILPSTLAICSKLRVLDLRNNSITGLIHLNFAGLPNLCQLDLASNRFYGPLLPNTLSNCRELKILSLAKNELTGQIPEDFSKLTSLLSLSLSNNSFVNLTGALSVLQQCQNLTTLVLAKNFYGEEIPQNMSGFKSLMVFAIGSCALKGQIPGWLLSCRQLRVLDLSWNHLDGSIPNWIGQMESLFYLDFSNNSLTGEIPKSLTELKSLIFLNGSSSNLTASAGIPLYVKRNRSANGLQYNQASSFPPAIYLSNNRISGIISPEIGRLKELHVLDLSRNNMTGTIPSSIAEMSNLELLDLSYNNLSGSIPLSFSKLTFLSKFSVAYNHLYGAIPTGGQFSSFPSSSFEGNLGLCGQVDSPCDLGGHTGLRPAISSGSNGKFGRNSIFGITISIGVGVAVLLAIALLKMSRQNVGDPVNNFDEELSRPHRLSEALGSSKLVLFQNSDCKDLTVTELLKSTNNFNQANIIGCGGFGLVYKANFPNGTKAAIKRLSGDCGQMEREFQAEVEALSRAQHKNLVALQGYCRYGNDRLLIYSYMENGSLDYWLHENVDGVSLLKWDARLKIAQGAARGLAYLHKGCEPNIVHRDIKSSNILLDEIFEAHLADFGLSRLLQPYDTHVTTDLVGTLGYIPPEYSQTLTATIRGDVYSFGVVLLELLTGKRPVEVCKGKNCRDLVSWVFQMKSEKREEEIIDSAIWDKDHEKQLLEVLGIACKCLDRDPRQRPSIEQVVLWLNGVGYKEAQQ; from the coding sequence ATGGTGGTGCTGGAGCTTGTTGCAATGACTTTCCTCAAATGGGTATTCTTGGCTTGCTTTCTTTGTTCATGTTTGGGTCTGAAAACCCCAGCCTCATCCTGTAATCCAAATGATCTGTTGGCGCTCAAGGACTTTGCAGGAAACCTCACAAATGGGTCCATTGTCACATCCTGGACCAGTGCATCTATTTGCTGCAGATGGGATGGTGTTGTCTGTGAGAATGTGAAGAATAGTAGCTCAGTTACCAGTAGAGTGACCAAGTTGCTTCTCTCCAGAAAGGGTCTCAAAGGGATAATTTCACACTCTTTGGGTCGACTGGACCATCTGAAATTTCTCGATCTTTCAAGCAATCATCTAAATGGTGAATTGCCTGCAGAGCTCTCAAACTTGAAGCAGCTGGAAGTTCTTGATTTGAGCTATAACATGCTATCAGGACCAGTTTCGAAGGCACTTTCCGGTCTTGAATCCATTCAAACACTGAATATCTCTAGCAACTTATTCAATGAGAGTTTGCGCGAGCTCGGGGGATTGCCAAATATTGTTGTGTTCAACATTAGCAACAATTCATTCACTGGTGGGTTTGATTCTCACATTTGCAATTCCTCAAGTGGGATTCAGATTCTTGATGTGTCTGTGAACCGTTTGATGGGCGGTCTTGAAGGCTTGGATAATTGCAGCATCTCTCTCCAACAATTACATGTGGATTTCAATTCACTTTCAGGGCCTCTTCCTGATTCTTTGTATTCTATGTCAGCTTTGGAGCAACTCTCAGTCTCTGGAAACAATTTCTCTGGCCAGTTAAGCATGGAATTGAGTAAGCTCTCTAGCCTTAAAACCTTAGTCATTTCTGGAAACCATTTTTCAGGTGAACTGCCTAATGTGTTTGGGAACCTCACAAAACTAGAACTATTAGTTGCACACACAAATTCATTTTCTGGTATATTGCCATCTACCCTTGCAATTTGCTCAAAGCTTCGAGTGCTTGATCTTCGTAACAATTCGATAACGGGCCTTATTCATCTTAATTTCGCTGGGTTGCCCAACCTCTGCCAACTTGATCTTGCCAGTAATCGGTTTTATGGGCCTCTTCTTCCAAATACCCTATCTAATTGCcgtgaattgaaaattttgagccTTGCTAAGAATGAATTGACTGGCCAAATCCCTGAAGATTTTTCAAAGCTTACATCATTGTTGTCCCTTTCATTGTCAAACAACAGCTTTGTGAACCTAACTGGGGCACTATCTGTGCTTCAGCAATGCCAAAATCTCACCACTCTTGTTCTTGCAAAGAATTTTTATGGCGAGGAAATTCCTCAAAATATGAGTGGGTTCAAGAGTTTGATGGTTTTCGCTATTGGAAGTTGTGCTTTGAAAGGCCAAATCCCAGGTTGGCTATTGAGTTGTAGGCAGTTGCGAGTCCTGGATTTGTCTTGGAATCACTTGGATGGCAGTATCCCCAATTGGATTGGTCAGATGGAAAGTTTGTTTTACTTGGACTTCTCAAATAACTCTCTCACAGGTGAAATCCCGAAGAGTTTGACAGAGCTAAAGAGcctcatttttttaaatggaagtTCATCAAATCTTACTGCTTCAGCTGGGATTCCACTATACGTTAAGCGAAACCGGAGTGCTAATGGTCTGCAATACAACCAGGCCTCAAGTTTCCCACCTGCAATATACCTGAGCAATAACAGAATAAGTGGAATAATATCGCCTGAAATTGGGCGATTAAAAGAACTGCATGTGTTAGATTTGAGCAGGAACAACATGACTGGAACCATCCCTAGCTCCATTGCAGAGATGAGCAACTTGGAATTGTTGGATTTATCGTATAATAATCTTTCTGGATCCATCCCCCTGTCATTTAGCAAGCTAACATTCTTGTCAAAGTTTAGCGTGGCATATAATCACTTGTATGGAGCAATTCCAACTGGGGGACAGTTCTCAAGCTTTCCAAGCTCCAGCTTTGAGGGCAACCTGGGACTTTGTGGGCAGGTAGATTCGCCATGTGATCTCGGTGGCCATACAGGGCTAAGACCTGCTATTTCATCTGGCTCAAATGGTAAATTTGGTCGAAACAGCATCTTCGGCATAACAATCAGCATAGGTGTTGGAGTTGCTGTGCTACTTGCAATTGCACTGCTTAAAATGTCCAGGCAGAATGTGGGAGATCCAGTTAATAACTTTGATGAGGAACTCAGCCGGCCACACAGGTTATCTGAAGCCCTTGGATCTTCGAAGCTGGTGCTCTTTCAGAATTCAGATTGTAAAGATCTCACAGTCACAGAGTTGTTAAAATCTACAAACAATTTCAACCAAGCGAACATAATTGGTTGTGGTGGATTTGGTCTGGTTTACAAAGCCAACTTTCCTAATGGGACAAAAGCTGCAATCAAGAGACTTTCTGGGGATTGTGGTCAGATGGAACGTGAATTCCAAGCTGAAGTGGAAGCCCTCTCAAGAGCTCAGCATAAGAACCTTGTTGCTCTTCAAGGTTATTGTCGATATGGTAATGACAGGTTGTTAATTTACTCCTACATGGAGAATGGAAGCTTGGATTATTGGCTTCATGAGAATGTTGATGGGGTTTCACTCTTAAAATGGGACGCAAGACTCAAGATAGCACAAGGCGCAGCTCGTGGGTTGGCTTACTTGCACAAGGGTTGTGAGCCAAACATAGTCCACCGAGACATAAAATCCAGCAACATTCTTTTGGATGAAATTTTTGAAGCTCATTTGGCTGATTTTGGTCTCTCCAGGCTATTGCAACCGTACGATACTCATGTCACAACAGATTTGGTTGGTACCTTGGGCTATATTCCGCCTGAATATAGTCAGACTTTAACGGCAACTATCAGGGGTGATGTCTATAGTTTCGGGGTTGTTCTTCTCGAGCTTCTTACTGGTAAAAGGCCCGTCGAAGTTTGCAAAGGCAAAAACTGCAGGgatttggtttcttgggtgttTCAGATGAAATCTGAGAAGAGGGAGGAAGAAATTATAGATTCAGCAATATGGGATAAGGATCATGAGAAGCAGCTCTTAGAAGTGCTTGGTATTGCCTGTAAATGTTTAGACCGAGATCCACGACAAAGGCCCTCTATTGAGCAAGTTGTTTTGTGGCTCAACGGTGTTGGATATAAAGAAGCACAACAATGA